A single Nicotiana tabacum cultivar K326 chromosome 5, ASM71507v2, whole genome shotgun sequence DNA region contains:
- the LOC107826027 gene encoding BAG family molecular chaperone regulator 3-like, with protein sequence MMKRKLKFNGGKAESADKTSSTAAAAVKEEVIEWEMRPGGMLVQRRSDNSDVPITLNLRIRVAYGAARYEISVNPHATFGELKKLLTEETGLQPGEQRLIIRGKERENGEYLDMCGVKDRSKIILIEDPESKEKRFMQMRKNAKIQATHRLINDVSAEIDKLAEQISAIEKSIGNGKKVAELQITTLIEMLMRQAVKLDNIDVEGDACAQKNLQGQRVQKCVETLDVLKIANAKIKPVIVTTMWETFDPPPATTNWELFD encoded by the exons ATGATGAAGAGAAAACTGAAATTCAACGGCGGAAAAGCCGAGAGTGCGGATAAGACCTCGTCGACCGCCGCTGCCGCCGTCAAAGAGGAGGTAATAGAGTGGGAGATGAGGCCCGGAGGCATGTTAGTGCAGAGACGGAGTGATAATTCCGACGTTCCAATAACTCTGAATTTGCGGATTCGTGTGGCTTATGGTGCTGCTCGGTATGAGATCTCCGTCAATCCTCACGCCACTTTTG GGGAATTGAAGAAGTTATTAACAGAAGAAACAGGATTACAACCTGGAGAACAGAGACTAATAATcagaggaaaagaaagagaaaatggagAATATTTAGACATGTGTGGAGTCAAAGATCGATCAAAAATCATCCTAATCGAGGATCCAGAAAGCAAGGAGAAAAGATTCATGCAAATGAGGAAGAACGCCAAAATCCAAGCCACTCATCGCTTGATTAACGATGTGTCCGCAGAAATTGATAAACTGGCTGAGCAG ATATCTGCAATTGAAAAGTCaattggaaatgggaagaaagtaGCAGAATTACAGATCACTACTTTGATTGAGATGTTAATGAGACAAGCTGTCAAGTTGGATAACATTGATGTAGAAGGAGATGCATGTGCCCAGAAGAATTTGCAG GGACAAAGAGTGCAAAAATGTGTGGAAACCCTTGATGTGCTAAAAATAGCCAATGCAAAAATAAAGCCAGTTATAGTCACCACCATGTGGGAAACTTTTGATCCACCTCCTGCTACCACAAATTGGGAATTATTTGATTGA